From Hymenobacter sediminicola:
TCAACGACTTAGCGGCGGTTTTTAGCGCGAACCGGTATCGGTTTCAGGGACGCTTTTACTTGTTCAAACGTATTGAGGGCAAGCAGGGCCGTGGCAAGTGCTACGCCTAGAAAAATCAGCAGAGACATCGTAGGGAAGGTTAGAAGAACGAAAGAAAGTGCGTCAACGGTGCTATCCGGAAGGATAGTATGCCCGAGCAGGCGCGTATATGTTCTAGAACCGCGAAAGGGCCCAAGTAGTTGCAGTATAATTATGTGCTGCCCAGTAACTGCGCCACTACGTAGCGGGCATCGGTGCCTACGCCGCCCATCAGAGCCGAACTGCGGCTATTCAGCCACGGAAGTCCTAAAAACGCAATACCCCGCGCCTCAGTAAGGCCGTAGTGGTGGCGTGGCGTGCCGTCGGCCTCAAAAATGGGCAGCTTTATCCAGTCAAATCCAGGCCCGAACCCGGTAGCCCAGACAATGGCATCGAGCGGCGGTGTTGCCAGCCGTTGGCCCTGTAAGCCGCCAGCCGGTGTGCTGCTGCTGGCCCGACCAATAAACTGCGCGTTAGAAAAGCGGCGCAGCCGTTGCAGGTCGCCTCTTACCACTGGCTCTGGCTGCAGCATAGCATAGCGGCCTAGGGCATTGTAGCGCGAAATGCCGAGCATTCCGGTGCCTTTCAGCAGTGCCCAGGTGGCTTGGTTATTCGGAAAGGAGGGCGTGCTGTCGTCGAAGGCAGCATAAACCGGGCGAATGGTGGCTACATCGGCGGCAATCTGTAGGGCCGAATTGCCGCTTCCTACTACCCCTACCGCTCCGGTGCCTGGTAGCTGCTGCGGGTTGCGGTATTGGCTGCTGTGGAGCTGCTGCACGGCAGCCGGCAGCTGCGCCGCAAAGCCTGGTATACGCGGCATAGAATAGGCACCGGTACTCACAATCACGCGATGCACATGGTACAGTTGCCCTGTGGCCGTCTGCACGGTGTACCCATTGCCTACTGTGGCCGGTGCTAGACTAACGGCACGTTGCCCGGTATGTATCGGAAACCGGAAATGCGCTGCATACTGACGCAGGTAGGCTGCCGCTTCGTCTTTGGTTGGGTAGCCGAGGGCGCTGCCGGGCCAAGGTAGCCCCGGTAGGCCGCTGGCCCAGCGCGGCGAAAACAGCCGCAGTGCATCAAACCGGGAGGCCCATACGTCGCCGACAGCAGCGCGCTCTTCCAGCAACACAAAATCGATGTTGCGCTGCTGCAGATAGTATGCTGCCGCCAGCCCTGCCTGGCCCGCCCCAATAACGAGTGTATCAAAAGAAAATTCAGTCATGTAGCGCCTTTAAAGGCGGAAGATACTGCATGTGGTACTGGAGCTGCTTGGCTACAGTCCCGGAAAATCCCGCCGCAGTCCGGCCATCACCTGCTCGGTCACCTCACGAACCAGGGTTACCAGCTGTTGCGCTTCCTGTGGTTCCAGAGGCGTGTCGCGGCAGGCTTCCAGGCGGCGGATGGGCGCGTGCAACTGCCGGATGTGCAGTCCATCGAGGGAGCTTTTGAGGTGATGAGCGGCAGCGGCTAGCTGCTCGCACTGCCCGGATGCGGCATGTTGCTCCAGCTCACGAACGGCCGGCGGAGTAGTCTGGATAAACAGATGCGCGAGGCGCCGCACAAATTCCTCGTTGCCGTGTGCCAGCCGCCGAATACCACTCAGGCTGTAAAGTGGAGCGTTAGCCGTTTCTGCACCGGAAATAAACTCCGCTGATTCTACCGCCGGCCGCTTACCCAACGCGGCAGCAATAGTCCGGAAAAGGTCTTCTTCCCGAAATGGCTTGGATAGATACCCTGAGAAGCCCGCTTCCGCGTAGCGCTCCGCCTCGCCGCGCAGGGCGTGGGCCGTGAGAGCCAGCACCGGCGTAGCGGCTCTCTGCGCCTCCGGATGTTGACGCAGGCGCCTAGTAGCGGCCACTCCATCCATACCGGGCATCTGAATATCCATCAAGACAATATCGTAGCTGTGTTGGTCAAACAGTGCCAGCGCATCCGGGCCGGTGCTGGCGGTATCTACCGTCCAGCCCCAGCCCCGCAGCAATGATTCTACCAGAAACTGGTTTACGGCATTGTCTTCGGCCAGCAGCACCCGGCGGGCCCCCAGCTCCCGGTAGTTGGTGGCTGCTTTGGCCGGCACTTTCACGGCGGTAGGCTCAGCGGGGCGGAAGGTGAGCGTAAAGCCGAAGGTGCTGCCTTCGTGCAGGCGGCTTTCGGCCATCATGGTGCCTCCCATCAGGTCTACCAAGCCGCGCGAAATGCTCAGGCCCAGGCCGGAGCCGCCATATTCGCGGGCCGTGCTGGCCGAAGCCTGCGTGAAGGGCTCAAACATTTCTTGCAGCTGATCGGGTGGAATACCGGGCCCGGTATCCAGCACCTGGAACTGAAACAGGGGCTCTTCGCCGGGCTGGCTGAGGCGGCGGCACGTGAGGAGCACCTGCCCGTGCTCGGTAAACTTTACGGCATTGCTGAGCAGATTAAGCAACACCTGACGCAGCCGATGCGGGTCGCCGAGCACGGTAGTGGGCACGGTGGCCGGCGGCAGCTCCAGCTCAAGCGCAATACCTTTCTCCTGTGCCCGTGGCAGCAACGACTCCTGACTGGCCCGCAGTACTTCCCGCAAATCAAAAGGAATATTTTCCGGCCGGATTTTGCCGGCTCCCAGCTGCGCCATTGCCAGCACATCATTGATGACGACTAGTAGATGGTCGGCGGAGTGGCGGATGTGGCCCAGGAACTGGCTCTGCTGGTCGTCGAGCGGCGTCTTGGATAGCAGCCCGGCCATGCCCAGAATCCCGTTGAGCGGTGTGCGGATTTCGTGACTCATGTTGGCCAGGAAGTTCTGCTTGGCCTGTGCGTTTTCTTCGGCTGCTTCCTTGGCAGCGTGCAAATCAAGCTGCGTGCGTTTCAGCTCCGTGATGTTGATATCAACACCCAGCACCTGCATATTGCCATCGGCCAGCACAAACGGGCGTTTGATGCTGTAAAACCAGAGAATCTCGCCGTCGGGCTTGGTAAACGTTTCTTCCTGGATGAGCTCCTGCCCGGTGCGCAGCACTTGTTCGTCTTGCTGGCGGTAGCGCTGTCCATCGGTCAGCATGGCCGGCAGCTGGTCGGGCTGAGCGCCTACAATCTGCTCCGGGGTCATGCCGTATAGCTCGGCGGTGGCGCGGTTGGCCAGCAAATAGTTGCCTAGGTTGTCTTTGAGGTAGATGAGGTGCGGCGTAGTGTCGATAACTTGGCGGAAAAGACGGTTTTGCTCGGCCAGCCGCCGGTTGGCAGTGCGGCGCTGCTCATCGGCTACTTTCCAGCGCGTAATGTCTTCTCCAACGCCTACTATCTGGCGCACT
This genomic window contains:
- a CDS encoding PAS domain S-box protein yields the protein MSSISQRQLQRRLRHAEQAQQALRQELQQLREQSHLQSQAAAGQLTALLQTISTGLLAQDEHCHIKLINQRLCDLLALPDPPAAYIGQDCHQVLRQSAAFRRPDDVLQQADEAMRAQLRRAELVELANGRVLQREYLPVVQNGRTMLHLWSYEDVTRQRQVQAHVQELSQLAEQSPDPIICFGHDGQARYANPAAGPVLRALARPEWQPDREFLHQQVKSALQENTSRIVERQLDGAFYHWTIVPLLQEEAANIYLTDITARRQAETQLRHSQLLMARINDTIPAVVFLYDLQAHRLNYINRQIERVLGYPEQTIETQAGLLQQIIHPEDLRSLFNKRGYLQALPDGELSTGEYRVRHQNGNWRWLWIRSTAFTRDENGLVYQVLCSAEDITQRKATEEALRQSQLLVERVAYTAPNLIYIYDLAEKRNVYSNRHIEVMLGYTEEEIQEMGGEVLERLMPPTEVQRLREHYEHVAQLADSEILSLEFHLTHRNGSARWLRVTDTPFERDAAGQVRQIVGVGEDITRWKVADEQRRTANRRLAEQNRLFRQVIDTTPHLIYLKDNLGNYLLANRATAELYGMTPEQIVGAQPDQLPAMLTDGQRYRQQDEQVLRTGQELIQEETFTKPDGEILWFYSIKRPFVLADGNMQVLGVDINITELKRTQLDLHAAKEAAEENAQAKQNFLANMSHEIRTPLNGILGMAGLLSKTPLDDQQSQFLGHIRHSADHLLVVINDVLAMAQLGAGKIRPENIPFDLREVLRASQESLLPRAQEKGIALELELPPATVPTTVLGDPHRLRQVLLNLLSNAVKFTEHGQVLLTCRRLSQPGEEPLFQFQVLDTGPGIPPDQLQEMFEPFTQASASTAREYGGSGLGLSISRGLVDLMGGTMMAESRLHEGSTFGFTLTFRPAEPTAVKVPAKAATNYRELGARRVLLAEDNAVNQFLVESLLRGWGWTVDTASTGPDALALFDQHSYDIVLMDIQMPGMDGVAATRRLRQHPEAQRAATPVLALTAHALRGEAERYAEAGFSGYLSKPFREEDLFRTIAAALGKRPAVESAEFISGAETANAPLYSLSGIRRLAHGNEEFVRRLAHLFIQTTPPAVRELEQHAASGQCEQLAAAAHHLKSSLDGLHIRQLHAPIRRLEACRDTPLEPQEAQQLVTLVREVTEQVMAGLRRDFPGL
- a CDS encoding flavin-containing monooxygenase; this translates as MTEFSFDTLVIGAGQAGLAAAYYLQQRNIDFVLLEERAAVGDVWASRFDALRLFSPRWASGLPGLPWPGSALGYPTKDEAAAYLRQYAAHFRFPIHTGQRAVSLAPATVGNGYTVQTATGQLYHVHRVIVSTGAYSMPRIPGFAAQLPAAVQQLHSSQYRNPQQLPGTGAVGVVGSGNSALQIAADVATIRPVYAAFDDSTPSFPNNQATWALLKGTGMLGISRYNALGRYAMLQPEPVVRGDLQRLRRFSNAQFIGRASSSTPAGGLQGQRLATPPLDAIVWATGFGPGFDWIKLPIFEADGTPRHHYGLTEARGIAFLGLPWLNSRSSALMGGVGTDARYVVAQLLGST